The genome window GCCACATTTAAAGCAGTCACCACTGTTTGAACCTCGTCCACCACCACCAAATCCCCGACCACGACCACGGCCACGGCCGCGATCTCGATCAAAGTCACGGCCCACATCACGATCCCTGCTACCAGGACCTTGTGGTTGTGCTCTTTCCACAGTAATAGATCGTCCATCTAGATCCATTCCATTCATGGCTTCAATGGCATCTTCCATGGCATTCTTGTCATCAAAAGTGACGAAGCCAAATCCACGAGAACGACCAGAAAACTTGTCAACGACAACCTGCAGGTTGCAAGATGCCACAATAACCAAAGAGCATTTCCAAATGAAATATTCTAGTGAACATTGCAGATATAAAGACTAAGCACTAGTTCGTAAGCACCAGCAAAAGGACAAACCATAGCTATCAAACTTTTAGCCCATCGGAAATCAATGTAATGTGTAACTTCAGGAttttcaaaatccataaaaaagtACACCTACTTCTTAAGTATTAAAACAAAAGTCTAAGTGCCATTATCCAAGGTAATATAATGTGGTGATGATTATAAAAATAACATCTTGCTAACACGGCATACTTCCTTTGGTACTGATCACATTACTCCTGTATGTTAGTAACATAATTTGTTAAACTTGCACCATAAACTATCAGGCGTTCACGTAAGGCAAACCGCATCCTGGCAAAGAAACAACATAACAGAGTAAAAACAAGTAACATGAATTACCATCTTGCTAACACAGCATGCTTCCTTTTGTACTGATCATCACTTATTAACAGTATAAGATTACTCTTGCACCTATCTACACATTAGTAACATAATTTGTTGAACTTGCACCACAAactatcatgcattaaaataaggCAACCCGGATTCTCGCAAAGAAAGAACACAACAGAGGTAAAAAAGTAGAAAAGACacctaaataaatttttattcctACATCTTAGAGATTAGAACACAAATCTAGTACTATTAACTAAAGAAAACACCATATCATAGTAACAATGAAAATAATATGCTACAGTCACCAGCGACTGTCTTCATTGCTCATCGCTGATTAACAGTACGGATCATTGCTGTATTTAGTGAAACACAAACAACATAATTAGGCGAGCCTTCACCTGACTATAGAGCATTCACCGAAGAGACTATGTTAtacttaaaaaacaaaaaaataagacTTGTATCACAGAGGACCAAACAGTACCCATTTTCCTTCAAAATAATTACTATTCATTAATGGAAGAAAAAAGAAGTTTGTACAACATTACAATAGCTAATGAAATTTTTAAGTGAGCAACCAATTAGCAAAGAAAATGTGATGTGGAGAGTAAGAGAGAAAACAAACAGATTTCACATGACCCAGAAAGAGAAAGTGCAAAATTATACAGAATGTTACCTTTGCCTCCACTAGAtgaccaaatttatgaaatgcaTCCTTCAAACCTCCATCAGTTGTCGACCATGAAAGGCTGCCGATAAAGCAGCAGTACTCCTCTGGTTCTGACATTTTCAACAAATAACTGCAATCAAGGACaaacattgaggataaatatAGGATCAGCTACAGGCAGGAAAAAATATCACCATTTGATTCAATAAACTGGTAAGACGATaataaaaaaatccaaataacAAACCTGTAAAATCAATTGAAATGAATCATTAATAAAGAAACAATATGGCTCATTTCTATTGCATTTGCAGACAATTGAAATTTCAATCAGATCAGGTTGGCCAAACCAGCCAACATAATGTGACAGCAGCAGTCATAGAGAAAATCCCTCAATAGCATATAAGGTCAAACGATATATTGCACACcatgttagaaattatatttatttgatttctACAAGTTCATAATTATACATGAAAAGCGGCAAAAATATATCTCCTTTCTAAAAAGAGGGCccataaaaaaagattttttttttgttttaagaataaAGTATAGTCTAGCAACAAAAATACATTGGAAAATGGTCAACCCTTACCCTCACGCTACTGTCTCAACAATTAATCAGCCAATTTTATAATCAATACAGCATAAAAGTCTAGCATACAGAAGTTTTTATTACTAATTGAGATAGTACATTCCAGTCCTCTTGCAATTTCGCCAAGCAAAAGGTAAAAAGTCAGAAACTTTTCTTACAAGAAATCATATGGTAAATGAGAATATAGAATATCCAGATATTTTCAGTGATGCGAAAATGGAACATGTTCAAAGAAATTGTTCATATTAAAGAGAAAGGTACAAACACATAATGTGTATCAAAGTCTACAGATTTGGTCAATCCAACCTGTTGAATGGGACAAACGAACAAAGACATTATCTAATTTGGCCAAATTCTCATGACATCCATGATTTGTCAAACCAATCATAAGTATGTTAGTAGCTTGTCACCTGACAAATCTAGAAGGTTGATCACCTAAATCCATATGATTACTCTACATATCCTACTTCTATGATATTGACCACTTTAATCCATAACGAACAACTTAAAAGGGCAATCAGATCAACCATTTGGCCTACTAGAAACTACTGTCATTAAATCATACGTGATGAAAGAAATATTTCCCACAGATAGTGCACAACAACGATGGCAACGGGAAAAGGTAATCGTCTATCTTAATATCTAAATCTACAAGGTTGATCACCTAAATCCATATGATTACTCTACATATCCTACTTCTATGATATTGACCACTTTAATCCATAACGAACAACTTAAAAGGGCAATCAGATCAACCATTTGGCCTACTAGAAACTACTGTCATTAAATCATACgtgatgaatgaaatatttcccaCAGATAGTGCACAACAACGATGGCAACGGGAAAAGGTAATCGTCTATCTTAATATCTGCTGGCTTCAAGATAATGAATAAAGGCCAACTAGGAAAACAATAAGTAAAATGACAGAATCTTAACTTCAGAAAATGCCTACGCCTACAACAAAAGTAAAGTTCTTTAAGACTTACTATCGACCTGATAACCAATTAACAGCCAAAGAAGCAAGAAATACATGTATCAACCAAGCTTTCTAACTTCGCAAGGAATCTTAGGTGCAGAAAAAGAATATATTCATGTTTCATCGAGACCAAGGATAAGGCTAGCGCTTTACTCGGATTCCAGACAGCAAAACCACTAAAACCCTAACCGTACCCGTGAGAAATTGCTGACGCCACTAGCTAATCTTCAGATCTTAACCCCTAAACCAACTtggatggtttaaatgatttatcATCTAAGAATACCATCAATAGAAACATtcgaagagagaaaaaaagaagaggaaccTCCAACTTGAAGAACGACAAGATCTTGAAGCTGAAATTGCCGATAAacgagaggaaacagaggagaaaaAGAAATCGAGAATGAAATCAAACTCCTATCTCAGATCTTACCTGAGAGGTCACCGGGCGCCGCAGAGAAGAGGGTCTCAGAGGCAAAGAAGATCGAAACCCTAGAAGACGAGCGCAACAGACCGACCGCTCAAAGCCTTAATTGGGGGTCAAGTCCGACGACTTGATCTATAAATAGACCGGCCGTGGCCCCTCGCAATCCGCCGGTTTATATAACGAGTTCAAATCCGATCAAATCGGCCCGAGTTAGAAAGGCATGACGCTGAACCCGTACAgtccatatgtatatatttatatatatgtatgtatgtatgtatgtatgtatgtatgtatatatatatatatacatatatatatacacacacatatatatatatatatttatatttatatttatgttactCAATTTAATGTCTATTAGGTATCATCTACCTTATATTACAttctttatatataaattatataaaatagataacaaaataaaaaaaagtgtaaAGGTGATTTTAATTAGaagaaatattataatatttttaaatgataaaaaatatatattgtgtcGCTTAGTTAGTCTCACATAAGGAGTTCGAGTCTCATGCAAATACTATTGTTTATTTAGGTTTAGACGTTTTGAGCTATTACTTTAAGTTCCACGAATTTAATATGTTAGTTATCCCATCGTATCACATTGTGATAAATAGtattataattgatatcataAGAGACATGAGTCGGAAAGAGTTATTTGTGAACGGAATCAAGAAACACGTTGGGTTATGATAAAATGATATTAGAGCCAATTTAGTTTTAAACATGACGAGGGGCTTGAGTCAAATGGATCATTCATGAACGAAATCAAAATATATGTTCCTACATGTAGCCATCACTGAGCTATTCCTTATATGTCGGTGGCTATGcctcacatgcaccatgctaaggtttaattttaatttatcttaTATATGACGTGATGGCTTTGCCTCGCATACACTATATTAAGGTTTGATTTTAAACTATATTCGGAATTGATGAGATTATAATACATAATTAAGTGATTAAGTTAATACATCAGTTATCCCATCAgactatattataatatatataatacgagttttttttattaattaacaaTGATGATAATATTTTCAATTGGTATCGAGCATCAAAAAGCAAATATCCAAAAGATTCAGAATTGGGATGCCATCCTACTATGGCTAAGGTTGCATGGGTTAAtccattttaatatatttttttattaaaaaaaaaagagatatgtcgataaatatttgtatatatcTGTTTCACCATGCATGCATATCTGCACTTGGGTTCCTATTCAAAATTTCTAGACATGGCCATATGATCAGACATGAGACTATGACAAAAGATATTAAAAGCATTAAAGGATAATGATCTGATGACTATCATAAATGGAGTTGTAATTCACATCAGACATGAGACTATTCGGAAATCAGGATATAACCTTTGGGATTTTAAATAAAGGGTTCCATTCTTCAAATATGCAAAATATTTCCAAAGAAATTGATAAAATGTATTGGAAATGATACCTGCATCATCAACTTTCATGTCCAGATTGCATACAGCAATCATAATCTGTGGTAAGAGAAGTTAGCATATAAAGGATGCATGGAGAAGAACTGAAGTCTaacaataacaaaaaacctaCAAAAGAACAATTCAACATTTCATATTAATCATCACCTAAAATTTTCTGACATTTATATTTCTTCATAAGCTGAGTTTGTCCTGTGTCcgaaatataaatgaaaagatcCCATCTCATCTATCAGCTTAAGCTTTTAGATGGATCAACATGAATAAAAGAATCAGTACAAGCTCCCAGATTgtagtaaaaaaaagaagaagaaagagattgcAGATGGGTTACAAGTTACAAACTTAATttgacaatttgatttcatttgaaGGAAGCTTGCATCATACTTTATGTGCATCCATCCTAATTAATGATGTCTTAGAATTCTGTAGCTTCACTCATCAGGCTTAGAAGATATCAACTTCAGTTGACTTTAATCCATGTCTAGCTGGCCATGCACTTTCTTCCCCTTTTCCTGTGACATTGCAGGCTATATTATTCAGGGAAGTCTACTTTGGTACAAATCATACAAGTGGGAAGGCATTGTCTCTGGCAGAATTAATCCCCATACAGGCAGATTTGGGCCAAGAAGTTCTCTTAATGAGACTAGTGGTAGGTTTTAGGTTTTAAAGGATTTCTCCTCTCATAATTTTGCTTAGTGAAACAACATGTAATGGAACCTGCAACAAGTAGATGAGTACAGATATTCTATTATAATAATCTGTCAAGCTATGAGGTTCCACTTTTGATGTTATAAAAAAGCTAATGAGGCTCAAAAGCGGTAACATTACAATATGAGAATGAGTCTTAGCATCATCTAGATATTATGACTCTGCTTAGGTGTACAGGATTTTAGTCAGAGAAACATTTTTTTGTATGTCGGTAAACATATGTTGTACTTATCTGAGTGATTTTGTTAACACTGTTTATGCGTTGATGTTTCTAAACTAATAAGAAAACAGAATTGAGGCTTTTTTTCTGGGAAAGTGAACATACTGAAGTCTCAATCTTTCAAGTGAAAACAAATAATTTGAACACAATAAAGTCAGTAATGTGAAAAGAATCTAATTTCATAAACATAAATAGCATGCATTTACCCATGAAATTTCATCAGTGTCCATTTAGGAGTTCTCTTTCACTTTCTAAATGTAACTCTTTTTCCAAGATTCAAGAAGTAAAAAATGGTCAAAACATCATCTGAAAAATTCACTTCAACAAAATGTTACAGATTTGAATTCCAATTGGACAATCTCTTAAAGTCCCAATCAAGTTGGTACTGCTCCCCCTTCTCTCATACTTTAATCTAACATATTTGTGGACAAGGTGCAGAGCTACAAGTTGTCGACTTAACATTGCTTGCACTGTTCCCTATCAAATGAGAGAAGCTATTCTACTTATCCTATTCGAGAGAAAAAAAGGGatcaatattatttttatgatattctCAATTAAATAAGAAAACTATAACTAATTATGATTATGGAATGATTTCACCATTCTATCGGTATCTATTCATGAACCAAACTGACCTGTCATTGCTTTATTGTGATAGACGTCCAGATTTAGTCAAGGATTTGTGAATTCATAACAACAGCAGGATTTCTCTCTTGTTCCTAATTAATTATGAAGATATGCTGAATGATGTGAAATTACAGTTAGAATACTATGACCAATACTTCCTAACGTTTCTTACCCTCGGCAGGAttttgatcatgctgataatcttATTTGTTAGAATTAGAAATTCAACACAAATAGCATTATTTCTTCTAATTCTCCCATAATGAATTCTCCCATCTAACCTCTTTTTCTGTATACATTTTTGGTTAGGAAGATGAATTTTATTTCTGATAAACAATGGAGCAAATGATCCAAAACAACTGGCACAAAGCCATAGTATCTTCCCAGCAACTGTTGAGCACATGGCTCATCAATTATAGCAGGTAACACAACAAAATAAAGGTTCTGCATATCCACCAAGATTACATTCAGAATCAACTTAATATAAAAcagagaaaataaagaaaagcTAAAACAGCATCAATATCACTACCTTCAGCACCTAAAATGTATGGTAACTCAAAAAGACCCAACATCAGCtttacttttaatttagttttaaagtTCAAGCTAAGCAGTTCCAATTGTCAATCTTAACTTCAGAAATTGTAGATCAAAATGACTCTCTTTTGTCatttaaatatttgttttctGCATGtttaaacatttgaaacaattatCCTTCTCCCTATTCCTTCCTGAAGCTCTAAAACTAGTGCGTGAACATTAGACCAGTTGAAAGATCCTTGATATCAACTAAAAGAATGAGGTTGCTACAAGTGGATGATGCACCTTTTAGTGCAGGATCTAGAGACCAACTTTGACAGATCTATGTAAACAGTCATGCTTCATTTTGGACTACTACAGATAAGTGGTATCCTTTATGTGGTCAACGACTTGTGCAAAGTCTTCTATAAGAAGGTGAAGAGAAAAAGAACTCACCCAGGATCAAGGACCGAGAACTAGAATATTCTGTGGAAAGAATGTGGGCTGGCAGAGTCCACGTCCATCAATCAGTAACCAGCAGCTACCTTGGTTAAGATATAGAAGACAGTACCAACCACAAAAATCCAGGATTGCCTATTACTTCAATGCCCTCCCAAAATGCAAAGAACAGTAATGAATATTCTTTATGGACACTAATTCTGATGCTCTAATCCACACTCATGCAGTTTTATGATGTGTTTTTTATGTCTAAAAGTCAGGCATCACACCTGATTCTGTCTCCAAGAAAGAGTTAGTCAAATTCAAGGCCGCTCAACCACTACATCAGAAGCAATGAGGCAAGTGGATTAGGTAAGAGACTAATAGTTAATGGCGAGTCAAGCCAAGCATACTGCACTGGCTCTTATAAAAGTAGTGCACGACACCTAGATCCTGGGAGCAAGCCAGGAGCTTCCTGTCATTGTCTAGCAGCCTTTTCTACAAGCATTTGGCGTGCAAGCTAAGTAATGCAATTCTAAATGCTGCTACTAACCTTTTGGAAATCAAAGCAATGCAGCAGTAGTTAAGATATGGCCCCGGGAGCAGCGTCCAGGTTCGCCTTCCTTCTAATAATGGAGGGTGAACGCCTCCCCTTAGCTTTATTAGTAGGACTAGTTTCTGCAAGCCAGTTTGCCAACACAATAGCACAGCCACcgtgtcttcttcttcctcaggaGTCTGCCGAGTTCCTTCTTCGACTCTGTCCACCATGCACGGCCTCTCAGAGTCTGCAGCAAGTCAACTACCACTCTCCTTGTCGTCTCAGCATCTCCTGGCGCTTTCCCTTTTGTTCTGCGGAGGTTTGCGATTCCTCCACAATCTTCTGCAGCTTATTGCTTTGATATGCTTTCAGGATTCCAATACTTCTCGCTGTCGTTTTGTGGCTTACGCACATTAATACGTAATGACTGAAGAAAGACTATGGCAAAGAACACAATTAACGCGATCTTTGGGCATCGGTCTTCACTGAGCCGTTTATTGATCTCGTGATCCGTGCGGTCGCGGATCTTGAAGCACCCAAAGACGCCACGATTTAGTGGACGTAGTCGAGCCGCCGCTCACTTTCTCGCACGACGGTTTAGGTTTGGTTCTGTTtactttcttggagtagagaccgAAAAAGAGGCGATGGCTGCAGGGACGGCGGCGCTTCGAAAGTTGT of Musa acuminata AAA Group cultivar baxijiao chromosome BXJ2-3, Cavendish_Baxijiao_AAA, whole genome shotgun sequence contains these proteins:
- the LOC135608068 gene encoding glycine-rich RNA-binding protein RZ1A-like, whose amino-acid sequence is MSEPEEYCCFIGSLSWSTTDGGLKDAFHKFGHLVEAKVVVDKFSGRSRGFGFVTFDDKNAMEDAIEAMNGMDLDGRSITVERAQPQGPGSRDRDVGRDFDRDRGRGRGRGRGFGGGGRGSNSGDCFKCGNPGHFARECPSGDGARGDRYGGREDRYGGSRGGNSRYGPDRNGDRFTNRNRDGGSRGGPGGDRYNRERSGPYERPSGGGSGYRS